The nucleotide sequence ACGATCACGCGCGAGCCTTCGAAGGTCCGCGACGGCGCGACCGGCGTGTACGAGACGCCGAACTCCTGCAGCCGGCTCTCCCATTCGGCCAGCTCGGCGGCCGAGTGCACCCGGAAGGCGACGTGGTCCAGGCCGGTCCGGCGTTCGTCGAACCCGCGGCGCCCGGTGTCCGCGTGCTGGACGAGGACCACGGAGAACTCGTCACCGGCGGACCGCAGCACGACCTTGCGCAGTCCCGTGTCCGGCTCTTCGCGCCGGGTGACCTCCTCGAGGTCGAGGACACGCACGTACCACGGCACGCTGCGGTCCACGTCGGTCACGGTGAGCGCGAGATGGTGCACGGACATGAGTTTGGCCATGGCTTCCGAAGCCGTCCTTTCCGGTGGCGGCTCCCCAGAGTTGCACAGCGTTCGACCACCGAAACCGAGGTGACCAATTCCCCGGCCAATCGTGATCTCGCCGTCTCCGGCCGTCCCAGCAGGCGGACGGGACGTACCGGCGGTCACACCCGTCTTACGGATGGTGACCGCCGGTGACACTCACTGGCTGAGCAGCCGCATCCGGCCCTCCTCGTGGATGCGCTTGGTCGTCACCCGGTCCGGGTAGCACCGGGTGAACATGTTCGTGAAGTGCGTGCCGTAGTGGATGCTTTCGTCCCCACCGGCCAGCGGGCGGACGGTGACGCCGAACGCCGGCTCGTGGAAGTACGCCAGCGTGTACCGCTCCCGGTCCCCGAGCCGGACCTTGTGCGGCGTCGACAGGAGCCGGCCGCCGGTCAGGAACTGGAGGATGTCGCCGGGAAACACGGTGAACACCGCCGGTTCGGGTTCGACGAAGTGCCAGGGCGGTTCGTCCTGGTACATCCCGGCCGTGCTTTCTTCCGGCAGCCAGTTGCGGAGCCGCGGTTCACCGGGCACCGGCGGCCGGATGAAGAGGCCGCCGACGTCGTCCTGCGCGGCGATCACGAGCAGGCCGTAGTCGGTGTGCGCGCCGATCCCGCGTTCGGTGGTCGCGGACCGGGCCGGGAACCGCAGCACGCGCATGTGGTGCCAGCCGTCCCGGGTGAGCCGCGTCAGCCGGTCGATCTCCACGCCCAGCCCGAGGGCGACGAGTTTCAGGAGTTTCTCGCCGATTTCGCCGACTTCCCGGAGATGGGCCTCCATCGCCGTCCGGTAGCCGTCGTCCGGCCACGGGACCGGTCCGTGGCACGGCCAGCCCTCGGTGACGCGGGTGTCGGTGAGCGGGATGTCCGGGCACACCGTGAAGATCTCGGAATAGTCGGCTTCGCCCGCGGTCACTTCTTCGCCGGAAGCGATGTAGCCGCTGTAGGTCAGATCGCTGACGAGTTTCGCTTTTTCCGGCAGGGAGCCGGCGAAGAACCGCCGGCTTTCGGCGAGTGCTTCACCGGTGATGCGGGCCTGCTCGGCAGTGGCGGCGACCTGGAAGATCCCGTCGTCCTCCCAGGTCCGGACCAGCTGTTTGCCCAATATCCGATCGATTGTCGTCCCACCCACCGAAACGGGCAGCTCGAACGTTCGCATTGTTGTTCACCTTTCGCGCGGTTCCGGGAACGCTCACCACACGAAAGCCGGGAAATGCCGGTTCACAAGGATCAACGGCCGCCGCCGACCTCCAAAACCGCACCTGTCGTGAACGAAGACGCCTCCGACAGCAGGAACCACACCGCTTCGGCGATTTCCGCAGGCTGACCGGGCCGGCCCAGCGGAATCTGCGGCGCGTACTTCGCCATCCGGTCCGGCAGGCCCGCGGCCGCGTGCAGGCCGGTGTCGATCATGCCCGGCCGGACCGCGTTGACCCGGATCCCGTCCGCCGCGACTTCCTGTGCGAGCCCGAACGTCAGCGTGTCCACCGCCGCCTTCGACGCCGCGTAGTGCACCCACTCGCCGGCCGAGCCGGTGCGTGCCGCCGTCGAGGAGATGTTGACGATCGCGCCGCCGTCGCCGCCGTGGCGGGTCGACATCCGGCGGACCGCCTCCCGGCAGCACAGGAACACCCCGGTCACGTTGACGTCGAGGGTGCGCCGGACGACGCCGACCTCGTAGTCCTCGAGCCGGCCCGGGGTGTTGCCGGTGATCGCCGCGTTGTTGACCAGGCCGGTCACCGGGCCCAGCTCCGCCGCCGCGGCGAACAGCGCGCGGACGTCGTCCTCGGCGGAGACGTCCGCGCGGAACGCCAGCGCCTGCCGTCCCGCGG is from Amycolatopsis mediterranei and encodes:
- a CDS encoding VOC family protein, producing the protein MAKLMSVHHLALTVTDVDRSVPWYVRVLDLEEVTRREEPDTGLRKVVLRSAGDEFSVVLVQHADTGRRGFDERRTGLDHVAFRVHSAAELAEWESRLQEFGVSYTPVAPSRTFEGSRVIVFRDPDGIQLEIWTDPQL
- a CDS encoding isopenicillin N synthase family dioxygenase — encoded protein: MRTFELPVSVGGTTIDRILGKQLVRTWEDDGIFQVAATAEQARITGEALAESRRFFAGSLPEKAKLVSDLTYSGYIASGEEVTAGEADYSEIFTVCPDIPLTDTRVTEGWPCHGPVPWPDDGYRTAMEAHLREVGEIGEKLLKLVALGLGVEIDRLTRLTRDGWHHMRVLRFPARSATTERGIGAHTDYGLLVIAAQDDVGGLFIRPPVPGEPRLRNWLPEESTAGMYQDEPPWHFVEPEPAVFTVFPGDILQFLTGGRLLSTPHKVRLGDRERYTLAYFHEPAFGVTVRPLAGGDESIHYGTHFTNMFTRCYPDRVTTKRIHEEGRMRLLSQ
- a CDS encoding SDR family oxidoreductase — its product is MTLVVTGGSRGIGAAICVLAAARGDDVVVNYSGDPAPAEAVAEQVRAAGRQALAFRADVSAEDDVRALFAAAAELGPVTGLVNNAAITGNTPGRLEDYEVGVVRRTLDVNVTGVFLCCREAVRRMSTRHGGDGGAIVNISSTAARTGSAGEWVHYAASKAAVDTLTFGLAQEVAADGIRVNAVRPGMIDTGLHAAAGLPDRMAKYAPQIPLGRPGQPAEIAEAVWFLLSEASSFTTGAVLEVGGGR